From the Streptomyces sp. NBC_00390 genome, the window CCCAGCGCGGCGGTGGTCACCAGGGCCGGGTGGATCCGGTCGGACGCCCAGCCGCCGATCGGCCGGAACACGACGGTCATCAGGGCGAACCCGGCGGCCTTGGTACCGGCGTCGGTCGCACCCAGCTCGTACCAGGTCTTCAGATACGTCGGCAGGTAGACGCCGAACGCGACGATGCCGCCGAACCCGATCGCGTAGAGGGAGGACAGCTCCCATGTCACGCGCAGCCGTGCCGCCTGCCCCAGCCGGTGCCCGAGTGACGCCGTGGGCACCGGCCGGTCGGGCCGGTCGGTGATCGTTACGGCGGCGAGCGCGGCGAACACGGCGAGCGCGATCGCCACGATGACGGACGGCAGGTTGTCGCCGCGCTCGGCGATCCGGGGCGTGAAGAAGCCCGACAGGGCCACACCGCCCATGCCCATGCCGAAGACGCCGATCGCGAAGCCGCGTCTGACGGGCGGAAACCACGAGTTGACCAGCGGAACCCCGATGGCGAACGTCGTGCCGCCGAGACCGAGCAGAAACCCCACGACGAGCATGGCGGCGTAGGAGTCCCTCGCCGGGATCAGCAGCAGCACGGGCACGATCGTGAGCGCGGACACCAGCGGGAACATCAGCTTCGCGCCGTACCTGTCGGTCAGCGCGCCCGCCGGGATCCGGCCCAGCGACCCGACGAGCACCGGCACCGCGACGAGCAACGACTGCTGGAACGAGGTCAGTTCGAGCCGTTCCTTGTAGTCGCCGCTCAGCGGTGCGATCAGGTTCCAGGCCCAGAAGGTGAGCGTGAACCCGACGGTGGCCGTGATCAGATTGCGGTACGCGGCGGCGGAGGGCTTCGCGACGGTGCTCACACGGCCAGTCAAGGTGTCGAGGGGTCGCGGAGCGCGCCGGACTGCTCCGTACGAGCGGACCGGTCAGGGCAGCGGCAGCGCGAGGTTCACGGCGTACACGGCGACCAGTCCGTACCCGAGGCGGAAGGTCCAGGCGCGGGCCCGGTCCGGGATCCGGGCCCCCGCGAGCCCGCTCGCCCCCACGAGCAGCTGCTGCCACGCCATCGAGGCGATGAGCACCCCGGCGACGAACACGGCACCGGCGGCGCCCCCGCGCAGCGTCGCGCCCTGGGCGGTGGTGAGGGCGGCGAAGTAGAGGGCGGTGGTGGGGTTGACGAGCGTGAGCGCGGCGAACCGCACGAACGTGCGCCCGGGGGTGCCGACCCGGCCGGGGTGGCCCTGCACGCCGTCCGCCCGCGCACCGCGCCGACGTGCTGCCCCGACGGCGTCGCGGGCCGACGGACGGGTCTTCGCCCCGGCCGCGGGGGCCGGGTGTGACACCGGGAGGGGGGCGGCGCCGGTGGCCGGCGGCGGCGTGCCGCCGGCAAGGCGTGGCTGTGGCGGGTGCGGATCCGTGGCCTCGCTCGGGGCCGCGGATCCGCGTGGCCCCGGGTCGGCGACCGTACGCACGGCGGGGTGCGCGGCGCGGTCCCGGTCGGCGCCCGGCCTGCGCACGCCTCGGGAGGCCAGCAGGCCGTGGACGGCGATCACCGCCAGGATCAGCGCCGACACCAGGCGGACCCATGCTTCGACCCCCGACAGGGCGGCGGCGACCAGCGGGCCGAGGGCCGTGGCCAGCGCCGCGTACGCCATGTCGACACATGCCACCGCCGCCGCCCCGGCCATCGCGCCGCGGCGGTCGCGCATCGCCTCCTGGACGAGCAGAACGCCTATCGCCCCCATCGGCATCGCCACACCCAGGCCGGCGATGGCCCCCGCCGTTGCTGTCGTCCAGATATCCGTCATGGGCACACTGTCGGACCGCGGCCGCCGCTCACGCGGCCGGATTACGGCCGGGACTGCGACAATCGCGGCATGGACAGCCTCGACAGTGAAATCCTCGGCGTGCTGCGTGAGGATGCGCGGATCTCCTACCGTGACCTCGGCGTCCGTGTCGGCCTCAGTGCCAACGCCGCCGCCGACCGCGTGCGCCGGATGCGCCGCGACGGCGTGATCCGCGGCTTCACCACCCTGGTCGACCCCACGGCGGAATCCCGCGCCGGTCTTGTCGTCTTCATCGACATCACCCTGCGCCTCGACACCACCAACGAGGAGTTCGAACGGGTCGTGCTCAAACTGCCGGGCATCACCGAAGTCGTCCACGTCACCGGAGCGCACGACTATCTCGTCCGGGCCCGGGCAGCCGATCCCACCGAGCTGGACACGCTGCTGCGCACCCTCAAGCGCGAGGCCGGCGTCGCCCAGTCCAGCACCCGGATCGCGCTGCGGGCCGCCACCGGGGGGCCTGCCGGATGACCGTCGTGTCCTGCTCCCAGCCCTCCCCGACGCCGTCGTCCGTGACCGTCAGCCGCACCGCGTCCCGCCCGAGCCGGTCATCGCCTCACTCGGCGTCGGCGAGCGGATCGGCGGTGTCGGCCTCGGCGAGAGGATCGAAGACGAGCGGACGGATCTGACCGTCCAGCATCGCGCCGAGGCCCAGCACGGCGCAGGTGTCCGGTCGGTCGGCGATATTCACCGGCATGCCCGTCGCTTCGCGCAGCATCTGGTCCAGGCCCGGCAGCAGCGCGCTTCCGCCGACCATCACGATGCCGCGGTCGACCAGATCGGCGACCAGGTCGGGCGGGCAGTCCCGCAGCACCTTGCCGATGCCGTCGAGCACGGAGGTCAGCGGGGTGTGGATGGCATCCCGTACCGCGGCGGTGTCCACCGTG encodes:
- a CDS encoding MFS transporter, translated to MSTVAKPSAAAYRNLITATVGFTLTFWAWNLIAPLSGDYKERLELTSFQQSLLVAVPVLVGSLGRIPAGALTDRYGAKLMFPLVSALTIVPVLLLIPARDSYAAMLVVGFLLGLGGTTFAIGVPLVNSWFPPVRRGFAIGVFGMGMGGVALSGFFTPRIAERGDNLPSVIVAIALAVFAALAAVTITDRPDRPVPTASLGHRLGQAARLRVTWELSSLYAIGFGGIVAFGVYLPTYLKTWYELGATDAGTKAAGFALMTVVFRPIGGWASDRIHPALVTTAALGFAALWAIVQAFDPPLYPGGTIALLCMAAGLGTASGSVFALVAQVTPQPQVGSVTGIVGAMGGLGGFVPPLVMGAIYSTQGSYSIGFMLLSDLALAGCVYAYGRMRNIRPTA
- a CDS encoding Lrp/AsnC family transcriptional regulator, which translates into the protein MDSLDSEILGVLREDARISYRDLGVRVGLSANAAADRVRRMRRDGVIRGFTTLVDPTAESRAGLVVFIDITLRLDTTNEEFERVVLKLPGITEVVHVTGAHDYLVRARAADPTELDTLLRTLKREAGVAQSSTRIALRAATGGPAG